Genomic segment of Oncorhynchus tshawytscha isolate Ot180627B linkage group LG13, Otsh_v2.0, whole genome shotgun sequence:
aggcagtcaggcagcgTTCAGGCTAGCAGGccggcaggcagtcaggcagcgTTCAGGCTAGCAGGCCGGCAGGCAGTCAGGTAGCGTTCAGGCTAGCAGGccggcaggcagtcaggcagcgTTCAGGCTAGCAGGccggcaggcagtcaggcagcgTTCAGGCTAGCAGGccggcaggcagtcaggcagcgTTCAGgctagcaggcaggcaggcagtcaggtaGCGTTCAGGCTAGCAGGCCGGCAGGCAATCAGGCAGCGTTCAGGCTAGCAGGCCGGCAGGCAGTCAGGTAGCGTTCAGgctagcaaatcaaatcaaatcaaatgttatttgtcacatacacatggttagcagatgttaatgcgagtgtagcgaaatgcttgtgcttctagttccgacaatgcagtaataacgagcaagtaatctaactaacaattccaaaaaaaactactgtcatacacagtgtaaggggataaagaatatgtacataaggatatatgaatgagtgatggtacagagcagcataggcaagatacagtagatgatatcgagtacagtatatacatatgagataagtatgtaaaccaagtggcatagttaaagtggctagtgatacatgtattacataaggatgcagtcgatgatatagagtacagtatcaacgtatgcatatgagatgaacaatgtagggtaagtaacattatataaggtagcattgtttaaagtggctagtgatatatttacatcatttcccatcaattcccatgattaaagtggctggagtagagtcagtgtcattgacagtgtgttggcagtagccactcaatgttagtggtggctgtttaacagtctgatggccttgagatagaagctgtttttcagtctctcggtcccagctttgatgcacctgtactgacctcgccttctggatggcagcggggtgaacaggcagtggctcgggtggttgatgtccttgatgatctttatggccttcctgtagcatcgggtggtgtaggtgtcctggagggcaggtagtttaccccggtgatgcgttgtgcagacctcactaccctctggagagccttacggttgagggcggtgcagttgccataccaggcggtgatacagcccgccaggatgctctcgattgtgcatctgtagaagtttgtgagtgcttttggtgacaagccgaatttcttcagcctcctgaggttgaagaggcgctgctgcgccttcctcacgatgctgtctgtgtgagtggaccaattcagtttgtctgtgatgtgtatgccgaggaacttaaaacttgctaccctctccactactgttccatcgatgtggatggggggtgttccctctggtgtttcctgaagtccacaatcatctccttagttttgttgacattgagtgtgaggttattttcctgacaccacactccgagggccctcacctcctccctgtaggccgtctcgtcgttgttggtgatcaagcctaccactgttgtgtcgtccgcaaacttgatgattgagttggaggcgtgcatggccacgcagtcgtgggtgaacagggagtacaggagagggctcagaacgcacccttgtggggccccagtgttgaggatcagcggggaggagatgttgttgcctaccctcaccacctgggggcggcccgtcaggaagtccagtacccagttgcacagggcggggtcgagacccagggtctcgagcttgattaATTCATGGTGGATTATGGTCCAGGGGCCGGGCCCTCGGAGAGGGCAGGGGGCTAGCAGGccggcaggcagtcaggcagcgTTCAGGCTAGCAGGccggcaggcagtcaggcagcgTTCAGGCTAGCAGGccggcaggcagtcaggcagtgtTCAGGCTAGCAGGccggcaggcagtcaggcagcgTTCAGGCTAGCAGGCCGGCAGGCAGTCAGGTAGCGTTCAGGCTAGCAGGAAGCCATACAGGCTCCTAGAGATAAAGGCCTCTTCCCCTGGATACATCCCACAATCCTATACCCACCGCCACGCCACCCGCACCTATGAATCATTTTAACACCAGATCATTTCAATGCATTTCGTTCCTTTGGTCATTATGTTTTATACACTGAAATAAATCAGAGGTATGAGAATGTTTCACTTCCAGTACATGTTTTAAGTTATTTTGTTTCACTTTGTTTATTGTTTGTTGAtgtctgtttgtttatgtttgtttgtttgtttgtttgtttgtttgtttgtttgtttgtttgtatgtgatCTACTGAAGGATTAGAAGCCCCCGATAATAGCAATTagcctagtgttgggccagtaactgaaaggtcactggttcgaatccctgagccggtCAAGGTGTAAAAATCTTCCGTtctcccttgagcaaggcagttaacccccaacaacaactgcttccCGTGtgctgtggatgttgattaaagcagccccctgcacctctctgattcagaggggttgggtaaaAATTGGGAAGACGCATTTCGGtttaatgcattcagttgtgcaactgaccaggtatcccttCCTATGAGGTAGGATTACAAAAACTACAAGAGACCCAGATTCATAGTTTCTTCATCAtcacagttcttccatgaccCCAAGAAATTGAATAATTTCCAAGAGGTCAAAACCATTGCCAGGACTGTGGGAAAATAAATGATTTCAGCATAATTTATCAATGGATTCTGTGGAATTACTGAAGAAGTCCCCGTTGTGTTGGCTGCTGTAACGTTGTCAACCACTTCTATTACTGGGATAACTCAAGGCAGCAAGATTTCCTTGTTATTCAAATCTCTGCAGTAATGCATATATGAATTGTTcttataaacagagagagacacaaaattGCAAGCACAATGTTCCATGCTCTGCTGTGATACTGGAGAAAATGTCCCTTCTGATTGGTGTGTGACGAGTACCGCCATATATAGCAACACATTGCATGGCATTACTGTTATGGGGTGATTACAGTGCTAGTCAGCACGGCATCCAGTTGTTATGTGGTtattactgagtgtgtgtgtgtgtgtgtgtgtgtgtgtgtgtgtgtgtgtgtgtgtgtgtgtgtgtgtgtgtgtgtgtgtgtgtgtgtgtgtgtgtgtgtgtgtgtgtgtgtgtgtgtgtgtgtgtgtgtgtgtgtgtgtgtggcaaaaaCAGCAGTTGACATTCCCATTCACTGTATGGGATGTGCAAATCAGATCAAACTGCTTGCATTTAGTAAATACTATACTGAATCGTTTATTATCCTAAACCTGTTCAATTGACTTCAGTAAAGAGACACATAAACAGTTCCCTCATACTAAATTGAAAAGAACATATAAGAGAAATAACCCACACTTAagttttatcattttaaaatattaaatatataaaatgCAGCTAAGGTAAGAGATGATCTGTCCAAAGAAAATGTGTTATCATTCAAATTgtatattttctatttttattaaAAACTCACAATTGTTTTCAACATGTTGTATTTATACAGTGAATGGTCTAATATGCACTGGAGGTCACATAAGCTTAGGTTTATTAGAACAATAACAGACATACCATGAGGGCTTGATATTTAAAGAAAGTAGCAGCCGCTAGCTGCATATTCGACCATCAATTAAATGGTTTGGATTTCCTTTGAAGACACAAAAATAAAACCTGTCTAAGTATGTTATATTAACAACTTTATGAATGTTTTTCAGCAGACAACAAAAATGAAGAAGTAAATTACTCCTTAGCATTTTTTAACTCAACATGTTCCGCAGATGATGGTGCAAAGCACTTTTACAGTATTTGTGCTATTTTTTATTTGGTAACTGTCTActtgtgtgtttttttaatgttttttcgTTTTTGTAAACAACATCTTGTACAAACTAGCACAGTGAACCACAACCCCAGCAAACGTGTTTGTCTTCATAcaatataaataaaatcaatACAAAAGTTTGGTTAGTTGCTTGGAACATTTTATCTGGATCAAGAGATTCTAAAACATGGTGATTTAAATATATTACGTAAACAGTTGACTGTTCTAGGCCCTTTCAGACCCCCATTATAATATTTTTAGAAGGTAGACTTCATTTAGCAACATTTCAAGTTCTGTTCAATTTAAATATAACTTTGCCTTTTGTTTTCCTTTTGAAGGCCAACTTCTTCAGATTTGGTGGTTTGATTTTTTAACCAAAAAAAGGAATCTGTccagatggagagaaaaaaatgtatttccccTGGCCTTCAGAAATATATTTAGTGTCAAAAAGGTTGTTTAAGTGTCAATATGGCAGAGCCTTGAGAGGCAAAGAGGTCTGAGGAGCTTTTGAATAAATACAAGGGACACGTCTAGTGCCATAAATAGAGTCTGACGCCTTTCAGCCTTCTTCTAATGCCAGCGGCGCAGGTTAGTGTTCAGACCGACCACCGTGCTTCTTTTTCTGTAAAGCTGTTGAGTCTTTGACAGTAGCTAATGATGTTTTTGTGGATGTGGGACATATTACTTGTTTTCAGAATGGTTGTTTTCCCAGTGGCGTGTGTTTGGAGGGGCGTCGCTGTGCTAGGCCACTGACAGGAGTCAGGAAGGGTCACAGCCATGGAGAGCAGGGGCCTGGGGCAGCCAAGGGCCCACAGGGtcaacagtcacacacagtctttTATGTGTGACAATCTTTTTATTCGGGTTTAGAGAAAGAAGCAATCGAAACATCAACACAATACCAAGGTAAATGTTTACAACCACATTGTCCACGTTTTGTTTTTCGACATATTTTTTTTCCCTGCAAAAAATATCATATGGGGAAATGAAAGAATTAAATATGATTGACAAAAAATGATTTGACTGGTGTCCCTACCCCTGCCCTTACCCATGcccactctcctgtcctcccctatTGAATCTCTTGATGGTACAGTCCGTTCTTTCGAGCTACCAGACGGTGCCCTCATTCATTTCCGAGGGTGCATGGGACAGGTGGTTGCCGTATCCGCTGCCATTGAGGGATAGTGAGGTAAAGGGCGGGCTGGGGCCGTACACCTCAGAGGAGATGCTGTGCATGGGCCCCGGGATGCCTGGCTCCGGACTGGGTGAGTCCCCAGGGTGGTGGGACATGATGTCAGAATAGCGCTGCACCTCACTGGAGGGGTGGTGCCCGGGCAGGGGATGGTCCATACCACCTAGAGGGGTGCCTGTGGGGCCTGAGGAGGGCACGAAGGGGAGGTCTATGGGGGTCTGTGCCTGCGACGATGGAGGCCCCTGAGGAAAGAAGTCGTAGTTCCCTCCTGGACCGTAGTACTCGCTCTGATAATCTGCAGATCGACAAAAAATCAGGGTTAGCCTGAGAACAAATTATCTCAGAAATATTCAGGAATTCATTGAATATACATAGCCTGAAGTTGCATCAGGAGAACCCCTCGCCGAGGCACATTAGTCAAAGCATGTTACACTTAAATCAAAACTGCAATTGGGTGGGGAGAACAACGCAGCagcataattaattaaaatggGGACCATTTAATCAGAGATTTTACCTTTTGAGATCCATTTCTTTATTTCTGCAGAATACTATTAGGCTCACTGTACACCACAAAGGACCAGAGTCCACCATACACTATTGATATCCACAAAACATGATAGGAAAATTGAAATCAAGAGAATTCTACATTATTACATTCAGAGGACATTGAAATGTTGCTAGTTCAATCcccaaggtgaaaaatctgtgaaCTGCCCAAAATCAGTATCCTTTGAAAAGAAGATAAACATATTCGATTGACTTTGTATATTAATcatttttctaaattcttcaCAATTTAATGTGAGTTCATTTCTCAAATGCAAATACCCTCTCCAAGCATCAACATTCTAAATATTCCTCAAAGAAACGCAAAACGCATGTCACAACCACATGTTCAAGTACTTTCCTGGGGAAAGAGTAGGCCACCGTTCTTGCATGTGAATGTCATCTTGTCAGGGAAAAAGTAAAGAACATTCGGTCAGTGAGATAACGCTATGGCTTGGAGCCCTCTCAAACTAACTCATTGACCTAAATGAAGTGGATGTATTACTTATTAACAGACCCGTTCCAGACAGGGATCCCAGAGAAGGCCGCGGGGATTTGGTAATGAGCATCTTCCCCTCTTAATACAGTTTGAATGTTGACGTAATATACCTGACATACAGAGTACAATATTAATAGTGTACTAGTGATTATTCATTCATATTTAATGACTCATTCAGGCATCTTGTGTTAATTGTTATTGCGCGCTGTTTGGCATACATAGACACCATATGAAGATTGATTCTCCATACTACTTGTAACTGTTCTTTTCATTGGcactatttgatttatttttattttctagtTTGGACACATGGGTCAGATGATTGGAGTTTATAATTTGAGAAAATACTTAAAGAGACACGCTATTTAAACATTGTAATTTAACAAACTCAATTTAGAATCACTTCAGACCTTTTTGTGGTGTTTTGGCACGTGCATAATCGTGCGTAATGGTTAATTATCTCCCGTTGTAAATCACTTTTTTTAACACGTGAAGATTTGGCACAGCATCCTAACTAATCCATCTCTAGATAATGTCCATCCATACCGAAACATTTAAAAGCACTCCTCTCCGTGCAGGTCATATTCCAATGATGTGTGTTGTGCTCAACTGATAAGCCATGATAGTCATCAAAGGCGTCCTGGGGCAGCGCGACAAATGGAAACAGCACTTGATGGACACGTAAAATTATTCGACATTTCAGAAAAACATGTGAACCAATAAACTCGCTGGGACACGCAAGCCGTGTCATCACTCGTCTTACCTCCGTAGTAAGAGAAAGGACCGTTTGGAATTAATTCCCCGGGTTCCAGCCGGTCCACTAACGTTCTCATTCTCCTCGGGCTCCGGAAGAACGCGTGCCGTCTCGCGCCCAGGGCGCTCAATTGCTTCATGCGTCGCTCTTTAGACCGCCGGTTCTGAAACCATACCTACGGAGCACACAAGTCAGCAGAGAGCAACGTTAATGAAAATGAAATGGATTGGAAGAATTTAAGTGCACATATTACTTCTGGAGAGTTGGAGACAAAGAGAGGCTCACACCAAAGATGGCCGTTTGACCACAAATCTGAATATATTAATTAGGATAAAGCATTGAATACACACATGATGTAAATGTGCAGAATCGaaattgtaaaataaaaagtaaaataaaaacaaacactACTTCACTACAGatcgaaaacattttttttgttgaagtATCATTATAGATTGGTAGCCTAAATCAAAAGTAGCCTAACTTTGATATCAGATTTATTCCAACAATATAAGCATTATGTATGGTGTCAGTTTGTTTAGAATTATTACTCCTTTACCGTTTTAATATCATTGCTTTGTTTATAGATCCGTGATCAACATCAAAGAAACACCTAGGGCTAGGCCACTCATAACCTGTGTGCCCTTTTTGTGCCCGTGCGCGCGCTGCACTGCATGGTCAGGTTCGGTGCGTGGTTACGTGATGGAGTGAAGTCTTATGCAAGGACAAGATTACTACTAATTATCGTCACTCCAGACTCACAGATCTAACCTCGGTGTAATGATCTTTTAACCCTCCATTTAACCCGAGTGAGGGGGCAGCAGCGGGAACCTTTAAAATCTCTAATTAATTTCTTAATAGGAGGGTTGTTACCGATTTATTAACCGGCTCCGCGAGGTTATTATTTCGTAATCTATATATCCAGCCTTGAATTCCTTGTGCGAATTATGCTCTTCCCTGACGCTCTCGCCATTTTATTAATCTCCATAaaccttattttttttaaacttgataTGCCGTTCAATCTTTTGTTAATAGTTTTAAGCGTCCCCGCAGCACTAGCACCATCATGGGAGATTCAGCTGCGTTGATGCGCTTATTTGTGTGCGCATACGATTTCTTTTTCTAACTTAGGTGACACGATACAGAGAGCAACTAAACTATTTAAAATCAGGGGTTCATCTTCAGTAGCCTCATTTTTAGTAGCTTAATTTTAAACTCTTGAAAATAGGCCACAAATAATGCCACCAGACAAAAAAGCCATCCAGGCCTACTGTTTTTAATTATGTTGAGCAATTTGTCCAAATTAAACATGTCAAATAAATACCActggtaataataataacaataataataataacgacAGCAACAACACTAATATTGATACTAAAACTATGAATAATTATTgagtttgttgttgttattattatatgTCAACTTAAGGCATGCCTATTTCAAATTATTTACCCTATTTCAAATGATTTAGCCTAGACTAGACTGGGGGATAAGGAGGCATTTTTAATTCTCCTGAAACAGATTTATGCGTTTACACTTGACTGAAAATGTTCACAGCATGGCTAAATGTGGTCGCAAAACGTGATTGCACAGCGTTGCCAAGACTCCCATTGCTCTCACCAGTCTCAGTCCAGTTGGCGTGTTTACCCAGCCTGCACGCCAAGAATCAAAAATACCCATATAAATTACGCTTTCCAAATAAACCTCGATGGCAGCCAATTTTTCGCTCGTTCAATTCAATGTGACCATGCAATTTCTAGGCAACCCCATCTTTAAGCGGGAAGGCAGATGAGAAAGGAGCGGAGTGATTGTGATGAAGCCTCACTGTTTGTGTCGAACTGTTGACACCGTGCCCAACATGGAGAAACAATTGCCAACCAAAACCCCACTCCACGTGCCCCCGCCATTTTTTTGTTGATCAGGCGCTCAGAGAGATACTTTCCATAAAATATAAGCTGCTATATCACACGTTTTAATAAGTGCGTAACCCTGAAAGCGCACAAGGTGAGGGTCTTCCAACTGCCCTCCTCTCACAACCGCCCATTCCCTCTGCAATATACCATCCTCATCCACTCTCATTCCAATAAGACATGAGCTGTATCAGGAATTATATTTACGTCATTATAGTGCATTTTGTCGTTGCCATTACCTGAATTACTCTCATGTTCAGCCCCGTCTCCTGCGCGAGCTGCTCCCTGATGTGTCTTGTGGGTTTGGGGGTGGCAGCGAAGGCCGCTTTCAGGGTCTCCAGTTGCTTTGCCTTGATGGTGGTTCGCGGTCCACGTCGTTTACCGCCAAGGTTTTCGCCATCGTTCTCATTACTACCCGTTTCTTTGTCCGACAAATTGGCTATTTCAGTGTCCTTTACATCGTCCTGTAACTGGTCTTGAGAATCTGGTGATAAACTTGGATCGCTACATGCTGTTACTGTAAAAACGAAAAAGGACACGAAAAGCTTAGACACACAG
This window contains:
- the LOC112238549 gene encoding LIM/homeobox protein Lhx1-like, whose protein sequence is MVHCAGCERPILDRFLLNVLDRAWHVKCVQCCECKCNLTEKCFSREGKLYCKNDFFRRFGTKCAGCSQGISPNDLVRRARSKVFHLNCFTCMMCNKQLSTGEELYIIDENKFVCKEDYLTHSNGKDTNLLSVTACSDPSLSPDSQDQLQDDVKDTEIANLSDKETGSNENDGENLGGKRRGPRTTIKAKQLETLKAAFAATPKPTRHIREQLAQETGLNMRVIQVWFQNRRSKERRMKQLSALGARRHAFFRSPRRMRTLVDRLEPGELIPNGPFSYYGDYQSEYYGPGGNYDFFPQGPPSSQAQTPIDLPFVPSSGPTGTPLGGMDHPLPGHHPSSEVQRYSDIMSHHPGDSPSPEPGIPGPMHSISSEVYGPSPPFTSLSLNGSGYGNHLSHAPSEMNEGTVW